A region from the Arachis ipaensis cultivar K30076 chromosome B01, Araip1.1, whole genome shotgun sequence genome encodes:
- the LOC107625470 gene encoding peroxidase 72: MANSVSFLLLLSLLAFAPCCLCTKKLGGFLYPQFYDFSCPAAQEIAKSILARAFQKEPRIAASLLRLHFHDCFVKGCDASILLDSSGSTVSEKGSNPNRNSARGFEVIDEIKSALEKECPQTVSCADILAIAARDSTVISGGPSWEVPLGRRDSLGASLSGSNNNIPAPNNTFQTILTKFKLQGLDIVDLVALSGSHTIGNSRCTSFRQRLYNQTGNGVADFTLDQNYASELRDRCPSSGGDQNLFFLDYVSPIKFDNSYFKNLLAYKGLLNSDQVLLTKNEESAELVKKYAENNDIFFEQFAKSMIKMGNISPLTGSRGEIRTNCRKINAYY, encoded by the exons ATGGCCAACTCTGTGAGCtttcttttgcttctttcttTACTAGCCTTTGCTCCCTGCTGCCTCTGCACCAAGAAACTAGGGGGGTTCCTGTACCCGCAATTCTATGACTTTTCGTGCCCGGCAGCTCAAGAGATAGCCAAGTCCATCCTTGCCAGAGCATTCCAGAAGGAACCTCGAATCGCAGCTTCGCTTCTCCGGCTTCACTTCCATGACTGTTTTGTCAAG GGATGTGATGCTTCAATATTGTTAGACAGCAGCGGATCCACGGTGAGCGAGAAGGGATCGAATCCTAACCGTAACTCAGCTCGAGGATTTGAAGTGATTGATGAGATTAAATCCGCATTGGAGAAAGAATGCCCTCAAACAGTGTCTTGTGCTGACATTTTGGCTATTGCTGCTAGGGACTCAACTGTTATT AGTGGTGGACCAAGTTGGGAAGTACCTTTGGGGAGAAGGGACTCTTTGGGTGCAAGCCTAAGTGGCTCCAACAACAACATTCCTGCCCCAAACAACACATTCCAGACCATCCTAACCAAATTCAAGCTTCAGGGGCTTGACATTGTTGATCTTGTTGCTCTGTCTG GAAGTCACACAATTGGGAACTCTCGGTGCACCAGCTTCAGGCAAAGGCTCTACAACCAAACAGGCAATGGCGTTGCAGACTTCACTCTCGACCAAAACTACGCATCGGAATTGCGAGATCGGTGTCCAAGTTCCGGTGGTGATCAGAACCTGTTCTTTCTAGACTATGTCAGTCCAATCAAATTTGACAACAGCTACTTTAAGAACTTGCTTGCATACAAGGGCCTTTTAAACTCTGACCAAGTCCTCTTGACAAAGAACGAAGAGTCTGCAGAGTTGGTTAAGAAGTATGCCGAAAACAACGATATTTTCTTTGAACAATTCGCCAAGTCCATGATCAAGATGGGAAATATTTCTCCTCTAACTGGGTCCAGGGGAGAGATCAGAACCAACTGCCGAAAGATTAATGCTTATTACTGA